A window from Shewanella livingstonensis encodes these proteins:
- the hemW gene encoding radical SAM family heme chaperone HemW: MTLQLPPLSLYIHIPWCVQKCPYCDFNSHGQNGELPQQQYVDALLDDLKQDLAYVQGRKIHTIFIGGGTPSLFDASQIQRILEGAQALIPFEDDIEITMEANPGTLEHDDFSAYRAAGVTRLSIGVQSFSKEKLNLLGRIHNEDEAKVAAQKAKQADYLSFNLDLMHGLPNQSFDEAMHDIDTATALAPPHLSWYQLTIEPNTLFHSKPPQLPDDENLWQIYEQGQQRLAALGYEQYEISAYAKPGYQCRHNLNYWQFGDYLGIGCGAHGKITLPDSNQIVRTVKIKHPKGYLAAEKYTFETTDVVEEDRPLEYLMNRLRLMTPIPKTEFEQRTGQPAEVVKAGMQKSIERGLLTETTTHWQLTSKGHMFVNDLLSQFI, from the coding sequence ATGACATTGCAATTGCCACCACTTAGTTTGTATATCCATATCCCTTGGTGTGTACAAAAATGCCCTTATTGTGATTTTAACTCCCACGGCCAAAATGGTGAGTTACCTCAACAACAATATGTTGATGCGTTATTAGACGATTTAAAACAAGACCTGGCTTATGTTCAGGGTCGAAAGATCCATACTATTTTTATCGGTGGTGGTACACCATCGTTATTTGACGCTAGCCAAATCCAACGCATACTTGAAGGTGCACAAGCATTAATCCCTTTTGAAGATGATATAGAAATCACCATGGAAGCCAATCCTGGCACATTAGAGCATGATGACTTTAGTGCTTACCGCGCGGCGGGTGTGACAAGACTATCCATTGGGGTACAAAGCTTCTCAAAAGAAAAACTGAACCTGCTAGGACGGATCCATAATGAGGATGAAGCTAAAGTGGCAGCGCAAAAAGCTAAACAAGCTGACTATTTAAGTTTTAATCTCGACTTAATGCATGGTTTACCGAACCAAAGCTTTGATGAAGCCATGCACGATATTGATACCGCAACCGCATTAGCCCCTCCACATTTATCTTGGTATCAACTCACCATTGAACCTAATACCTTATTTCATTCAAAACCACCACAATTACCAGACGATGAGAATCTGTGGCAAATTTATGAACAAGGTCAACAACGCTTAGCCGCTTTAGGTTACGAGCAATACGAGATCTCCGCCTATGCTAAACCAGGATATCAGTGCCGTCATAATCTTAATTATTGGCAATTTGGTGACTACCTTGGTATTGGTTGCGGAGCCCATGGTAAAATTACCCTGCCCGACTCAAATCAAATTGTGCGTACAGTTAAAATCAAGCACCCTAAAGGCTATCTCGCGGCAGAAAAATATACTTTTGAAACCACAGATGTAGTTGAAGAAGATCGCCCATTAGAATACTTAATGAACCGTCTTAGATTGATGACTCCAATTCCTAAAACCGAGTTTGAGCAACGCACCGGTCAACCTGCAGAAGTAGTCAAGGCAGGCATGCAGAAATCAATTGAACGAGGCCTATTAACCGAGACCACAACACATTGGCAATTAACATCTAAAGGCCATATGTTTGTAAATGACTTACTGTCTCAATTTATTTAA
- a CDS encoding YggL family protein: MAQNRSRRLRKKLRVDEFQELGFEINWTFDESVSEQDIDSLVDQFLVEVIEPRQLGFHGGGHKQWEGIIATQAIGKCTDEDTAAVSAFWKDKPVSNLEVSDLYDIWWG; the protein is encoded by the coding sequence ATGGCGCAAAATCGTAGCCGTCGTTTACGTAAAAAATTACGAGTTGATGAATTTCAAGAATTAGGTTTTGAAATTAACTGGACTTTTGATGAGTCTGTTTCAGAACAAGATATCGATAGTTTAGTTGATCAGTTTCTTGTTGAAGTCATTGAACCTCGTCAACTAGGTTTCCACGGTGGTGGGCATAAGCAATGGGAAGGTATTATTGCTACCCAAGCAATCGGTAAATGTACTGATGAAGATACCGCCGCAGTGAGTGCGTTCTGGAAAGACAAGCCTGTTTCAAATCTTGAAGTCAGTGATTTGTACGATATTTGGTGGGGTTAA
- a CDS encoding DUF885 domain-containing protein: MSIKTKITLVAVALSSLLSASAIANLHNMPQLSPQESTATSNQQTETEKANALFEAIFMENVMANPINQTYLGIKQDYGKWNDLTDAAADADLARIKKQLIRLTQLDETKLDQQAALSFELLKASLEHTISDDKWRYHTYPINQMYGVHSIVASFLINQHQITDESDAKAYISRLNAVPTLFSQLETSLEIRAKKHIIAPKFVFPYVISDSKNIISGAPFTETGKDSALWADATRKINKLDISDDKKQALLNDVKQALLTNVKPAYEQLITYTKSLEARADTKDGAWKLPDGEAFYNNALARTTTTDMSANTIHELGLTEVKRIHDEMRVIMKKVQFAGSLKEFFVFMRDDKQFYYPDTNEGKAAYITQAKSLIDTMESRLDEVFTIKPKAALVVQKVEAFREKSAGKAFYDQPAPDGSRPGTYYANLYKMKAMPKYQMEALAYHEGIPGHHMQIAIAQELQGIPKFRKFGGYTAYIEGWGLYSEYFPKEMGLYADPYSDFGRLSMELWRACRLVVDTGIHAKKWTREQSIAYYVDNTPNAESDAIKMVERHIVMPSQATAYKVGMIKILQLREQAKKELGSKFDIREFHTLILKNGPLPLDILEEQVTKWIKQVNLL; this comes from the coding sequence ATGTCTATTAAAACAAAAATAACTCTGGTTGCTGTTGCGTTATCGAGCTTATTAAGTGCATCGGCTATTGCTAATTTACACAACATGCCACAATTGAGTCCTCAAGAAAGTACAGCAACATCTAACCAACAAACCGAAACAGAAAAAGCCAACGCGTTGTTTGAAGCCATTTTTATGGAAAATGTGATGGCAAATCCAATTAACCAAACTTACCTTGGTATTAAACAAGATTATGGCAAGTGGAATGACTTAACAGATGCTGCTGCGGATGCTGACTTAGCCCGTATTAAAAAGCAGCTTATAAGGCTCACTCAACTTGATGAAACTAAGCTCGATCAACAAGCTGCATTAAGTTTTGAGCTATTGAAAGCCAGTTTAGAGCATACAATTAGCGATGATAAATGGCGTTATCACACTTACCCGATAAATCAAATGTACGGCGTTCATTCTATCGTGGCTTCATTTCTTATCAATCAACACCAGATAACCGATGAAAGTGATGCAAAAGCCTATATCAGCCGTTTAAACGCGGTACCGACATTATTTTCACAACTCGAAACGTCATTAGAAATTAGAGCTAAAAAACACATCATCGCGCCGAAATTTGTGTTCCCTTATGTGATTTCAGACAGTAAAAATATTATTAGTGGTGCTCCTTTTACCGAGACAGGAAAAGACAGTGCGCTATGGGCTGATGCAACACGTAAAATAAATAAGCTCGATATTAGCGATGACAAAAAACAAGCTTTATTAAATGATGTTAAACAAGCTTTGTTAACTAACGTGAAGCCTGCTTATGAGCAATTAATCACTTATACCAAGTCACTTGAAGCACGTGCAGATACTAAAGATGGCGCCTGGAAACTACCAGACGGAGAAGCGTTTTATAATAACGCCCTCGCCCGTACAACCACTACTGACATGAGCGCAAACACTATCCATGAACTCGGTTTAACTGAAGTTAAGCGTATTCATGATGAAATGCGCGTCATTATGAAAAAAGTACAGTTTGCCGGTAGCTTGAAAGAGTTTTTTGTTTTCATGCGCGATGACAAACAATTTTACTATCCTGACACCAACGAAGGTAAAGCGGCCTATATCACGCAAGCAAAGTCTCTAATCGATACTATGGAGTCTCGATTAGATGAAGTCTTTACCATTAAACCTAAAGCGGCTTTGGTAGTACAAAAAGTAGAGGCATTTAGAGAGAAGTCTGCAGGAAAAGCCTTTTACGATCAACCTGCACCAGATGGCTCTCGCCCAGGTACCTATTACGCTAATTTATACAAAATGAAGGCGATGCCAAAGTATCAAATGGAAGCACTTGCTTATCATGAAGGGATCCCTGGCCATCACATGCAAATCGCGATAGCACAAGAATTACAAGGTATTCCAAAATTTAGAAAATTTGGCGGTTACACTGCTTATATAGAAGGTTGGGGACTTTATTCTGAATACTTCCCTAAGGAAATGGGCTTATATGCCGACCCATACTCTGACTTTGGCCGTTTATCAATGGAGCTATGGCGAGCATGCCGTTTAGTGGTTGATACTGGCATACACGCTAAGAAGTGGACTCGTGAACAGAGCATTGCCTATTATGTTGATAACACCCCAAATGCTGAATCTGATGCAATTAAAATGGTCGAACGCCATATTGTTATGCCATCACAAGCTACCGCTTACAAAGTGGGTATGATTAAAATATTACAGCTACGTGAACAAGCAAAAAAAGAGTTAGGCTCAAAGTTTGATATCCGCGAGTTTCACACTTTAATATTGAAAAATGGTCCGTTGCCATTAGACATACTTGAAGAGCAAGTAACTAAATGGATTAAACAAGTTAACTTACTGTAA
- a CDS encoding LysR family transcriptional regulator, producing the protein MLELLEPIAIFTHVARAGSFSAAARRLGISKSKVSTQVADLEHKLGVQLIQRTTRSLSLTEAGNLLYLQGEELLRDAEQAVSSVHNLNDATRGVLKVGISQSFGTMHIIPALPAFMARHPDLELQVSLLDHKVDVVSEGLDLLLTMSEQLPLGMVARPLMKCNFLLVASPGYIAQHGNISRPEQLVEHNCLVYQGEWHEHSMWQFKKGEDYCEIGVSGNFRVDNAPALKSAAVSGLGIVYLASYLMEDEIAQGTLVPLLPDWQLTHNLPLQAVYPRRKHLAPKVSAFIDFIKTHISSPPYWDAKFDHLYKLRK; encoded by the coding sequence ATGTTAGAACTGTTAGAACCTATCGCAATTTTTACTCATGTTGCACGTGCAGGAAGTTTTAGTGCTGCAGCCAGACGTCTTGGCATTTCTAAATCTAAAGTAAGTACTCAAGTTGCAGACCTTGAACATAAACTTGGCGTACAGCTAATTCAGCGTACTACACGCAGTTTAAGTCTTACCGAAGCTGGCAATTTATTGTATCTACAAGGTGAAGAGCTACTTCGTGATGCAGAGCAGGCAGTATCGAGCGTTCATAATTTAAATGATGCCACTCGTGGTGTGTTGAAAGTGGGTATTTCGCAATCTTTTGGCACTATGCATATTATCCCCGCTTTGCCAGCATTCATGGCCAGACATCCAGATCTTGAACTGCAAGTCAGTTTGCTTGATCACAAAGTTGATGTTGTTAGCGAAGGCTTAGATTTGTTGTTAACCATGTCAGAGCAATTGCCGCTTGGTATGGTGGCAAGACCCTTAATGAAATGTAATTTTTTGTTAGTTGCCTCACCGGGTTATATTGCTCAACATGGCAATATTAGTCGTCCTGAACAGTTGGTTGAACACAATTGTTTGGTGTATCAAGGTGAATGGCACGAGCACAGTATGTGGCAATTTAAAAAGGGCGAAGATTATTGTGAGATTGGCGTATCAGGCAATTTCCGTGTTGATAATGCGCCAGCATTGAAATCTGCTGCTGTGAGTGGTTTAGGTATTGTGTATTTAGCCAGTTACTTAATGGAAGATGAAATTGCTCAAGGGACATTGGTACCTTTATTACCTGATTGGCAATTGACCCACAACCTTCCATTGCAAGCAGTGTATCCTCGTCGTAAACACTTAGCTCCAAAAGTAAGTGCGTTTATTGATTTTATTAAAACGCACATTAGTAGCCCACCTTATTGGGATGCTAAATTTGACCATTTATATAAACTTCGTAAATAA
- a CDS encoding YggN family protein yields MTKQKLICGLALTSMLFTAGALTPAMAKMSINDEKCNVTLNYDVTVEPTSLQVSDNGAEKYRVELGQLYVDGKKVTLNDNQQKLLTQYSEELSRQVPDVIDLVGDVVSVATQAVNMALTPIFGEAAGAQIDKLMVGIQKRVDTMAYQQGDKFYLGSTETSIEQAFNHEFEQEMEQMVTNSMGSLMMTLGSQIMSSEGGTFEQKMNTFSQKMDNVGADIEKQLESQSKGLEQRANKVCDNFEELLVLESRTRQAIPELAPYTLAKLGDIKE; encoded by the coding sequence ATGACCAAACAGAAGTTGATTTGTGGTTTAGCGTTAACCAGCATGTTATTTACTGCTGGAGCGCTGACTCCCGCCATGGCAAAAATGTCAATTAATGATGAGAAGTGTAACGTAACCCTAAACTATGACGTGACCGTTGAACCCACTAGCTTACAAGTTAGCGATAATGGAGCTGAAAAGTATCGTGTCGAGTTAGGCCAGTTATATGTTGATGGTAAAAAAGTCACTCTTAATGATAACCAACAAAAATTACTTACCCAATATTCAGAAGAGCTGTCTCGCCAAGTACCTGATGTAATTGACCTCGTTGGTGATGTTGTTTCTGTTGCTACCCAAGCTGTTAATATGGCATTAACGCCTATTTTTGGGGAGGCAGCGGGTGCTCAGATTGATAAACTAATGGTCGGGATCCAGAAACGTGTTGATACCATGGCATATCAACAAGGCGATAAGTTTTATCTTGGTTCGACAGAAACATCAATAGAACAAGCTTTCAACCATGAGTTTGAACAAGAAATGGAACAAATGGTCACCAATTCAATGGGATCATTAATGATGACATTAGGTAGCCAAATAATGTCTTCTGAGGGAGGAACATTTGAACAGAAAATGAATACTTTTTCACAAAAAATGGACAATGTTGGAGCTGATATTGAAAAGCAACTTGAATCGCAATCAAAAGGCCTCGAACAACGAGCAAATAAGGTTTGTGACAATTTTGAAGAGTTACTCGTGTTAGAGAGCAGAACGCGCCAAGCCATACCTGAACTTGCACCTTATACTTTAGCTAAGCTAGGCGATATAAAAGAGTAA
- a CDS encoding SapC family protein, whose translation MPNQITLLEQTKHGDLKLTPSDYSHVAEQHIVPVTLHEINRAATEYPIVFVKNSDTNEFQSVAMLGLKPGQNLSVKDGKWQGLYIPAVVRDYPLGLVVNPDVKDKVWIGIRENAKEVTKADGQALFEEGKETPFLEARKQALISHYEQDQATRGILSFLDEKGLLINQTLTVDVAGEKRNINGLYLIDETKLNALSDEEFIELKKRGLLGPIYGHLGSLNQVNRLARVEVLGR comes from the coding sequence ATGCCTAACCAAATTACATTATTAGAACAAACCAAACATGGTGATTTAAAACTGACTCCAAGTGATTATTCGCACGTAGCAGAGCAACATATTGTGCCGGTAACCTTACATGAAATTAATCGTGCTGCTACTGAGTACCCAATCGTATTTGTCAAAAACAGCGACACGAATGAGTTTCAATCTGTTGCGATGTTAGGGCTAAAGCCTGGTCAGAATCTAAGTGTTAAAGACGGTAAATGGCAAGGTTTGTATATTCCAGCGGTTGTGCGTGATTATCCTCTTGGTTTAGTCGTCAACCCCGATGTTAAAGACAAAGTATGGATCGGTATTCGTGAGAATGCTAAAGAAGTGACTAAGGCTGATGGCCAAGCATTGTTCGAAGAGGGCAAAGAAACCCCATTTTTAGAAGCGCGTAAGCAAGCATTGATTAGCCACTATGAACAAGATCAAGCGACTCGAGGCATTTTGAGCTTTTTAGATGAAAAAGGCCTGCTAATTAATCAGACTCTCACTGTCGATGTTGCGGGTGAGAAACGTAATATTAATGGCTTATATCTTATTGATGAAACGAAATTAAATGCACTAAGCGATGAAGAGTTTATTGAGCTTAAAAAGCGTGGCTTACTTGGGCCAATTTATGGTCACTTGGGGTCATTAAACCAAGTTAATCGTTTAGCCCGGGTTGAAGTACTCGGCAGATAA
- the mutY gene encoding A/G-specific adenine glycosylase: protein MKNLTPFSERIIAWYDLHGRKSLPWQINKTPYRVWVSEIMLQQTQVATVIPYYEKFMARFPSVIDLANAHQDEVLHLWTGLGYYARARNLHKAAQHIRDTFDGEFPTQFDDVVALSGIGKSTAGAILSLSLGQHHPILDGNVKRVLARHGAIAGWPGQKNVEQQLWQLTDTLTPIKDVEKFNQAMMDIGSSVCTRSKPNCAACPVAIDCLAQQSGHQSQYPGKKPKKITPEKSAFMVVLVNSSENTVKVQLIQRPPAGIWGGLWCFPQFEHQVELDDYLTLHNLTESEQGLAGFRHTFSHFHLDIKPILVELSPDLASGIMEQTSALWYNIEQPAKVGLAAATERILANLAVLFATH, encoded by the coding sequence ATGAAAAATCTGACTCCATTTTCTGAGCGTATCATCGCTTGGTATGACCTACATGGTCGTAAATCACTGCCTTGGCAGATCAATAAAACGCCTTATCGTGTTTGGGTGTCGGAGATCATGCTCCAGCAAACCCAAGTGGCAACGGTGATTCCTTACTATGAAAAATTTATGGCTCGCTTCCCTAGTGTCATAGACCTCGCTAATGCACATCAAGATGAAGTGCTGCATTTATGGACTGGCTTAGGCTATTACGCCAGAGCACGTAATCTACATAAAGCAGCTCAGCATATTCGCGATACTTTCGATGGTGAGTTTCCGACTCAGTTTGATGATGTGGTTGCTTTATCTGGAATAGGTAAATCGACTGCCGGGGCAATTTTATCGTTATCGCTTGGGCAACATCACCCTATTTTAGATGGCAACGTAAAACGGGTGTTGGCCAGACACGGGGCGATTGCCGGTTGGCCAGGACAAAAAAACGTTGAGCAACAGTTATGGCAATTAACGGATACGTTAACGCCAATTAAAGACGTTGAAAAGTTTAATCAAGCGATGATGGATATAGGTTCAAGTGTTTGTACTCGCAGCAAACCTAATTGTGCAGCTTGCCCTGTGGCAATAGATTGCTTGGCTCAACAAAGCGGTCATCAGAGTCAATATCCAGGCAAAAAACCTAAAAAAATCACTCCAGAAAAATCTGCTTTTATGGTCGTTTTAGTCAACAGCAGCGAAAATACTGTAAAAGTTCAGCTTATTCAACGCCCACCAGCAGGCATATGGGGTGGATTATGGTGTTTCCCACAATTTGAGCACCAAGTCGAACTAGATGACTATTTAACCCTGCATAATTTGACCGAATCAGAGCAAGGGCTTGCAGGGTTTAGGCATACATTCAGCCACTTTCATTTAGATATTAAACCGATATTAGTTGAACTATCTCCGGATCTCGCTAGCGGCATCATGGAACAAACCTCGGCTCTCTGGTATAACATAGAGCAACCTGCGAAAGTCGGATTGGCAGCAGCCACAGAACGTATTTTGGCTAATTTAGCCGTACTTTTCGCGACACATTAA
- the trmB gene encoding tRNA (guanosine(46)-N7)-methyltransferase TrmB translates to MSDVTTAEFNEDGKYIRKIRSFVLREGRLTKGQSQAIEAHWPAMGLDYTPQALDLNQVFGRDANTVLEIGFGMGASLVQMAQAAPEQNFIGIEVHKPGIGACLGDAGEAQVTNLRVYHHDAMEVLEHSIADGSLERVQLFFPDPWHKKRHHKRRIVQAEFVQLIRRKLNIGGVFHMATDWENYSEHMLDIMNAAEGYKNQSTTGTVVERPDHRPLTKFEARGHRLGHGVWDIMFERTA, encoded by the coding sequence ATGAGCGACGTTACCACAGCTGAATTTAACGAAGACGGTAAGTATATTCGTAAAATCAGAAGTTTTGTTTTACGTGAAGGCCGATTAACCAAAGGTCAATCTCAAGCCATTGAGGCACATTGGCCAGCAATGGGACTTGATTACACCCCACAAGCGTTAGACTTAAACCAAGTGTTTGGTCGCGATGCTAATACCGTTTTAGAAATCGGTTTTGGTATGGGGGCATCATTAGTGCAAATGGCCCAAGCTGCTCCAGAGCAAAACTTTATTGGAATAGAAGTTCATAAGCCAGGTATTGGCGCGTGTTTAGGGGATGCTGGAGAAGCTCAAGTCACTAATTTACGTGTGTATCATCATGATGCTATGGAAGTGTTAGAGCACAGTATTGCCGATGGTTCACTGGAACGCGTGCAATTATTTTTCCCAGATCCTTGGCATAAAAAACGTCATCACAAGCGCCGGATCGTACAAGCTGAATTTGTGCAACTAATCCGTCGTAAACTTAACATCGGTGGTGTATTTCATATGGCCACTGATTGGGAAAATTACAGTGAGCATATGTTAGACATAATGAATGCAGCTGAAGGTTATAAAAATCAATCAACAACTGGTACAGTTGTTGAACGTCCAGACCATCGTCCGCTTACAAAATTTGAAGCAAGAGGCCACAGACTCGGTCATGGCGTATGGGATATCATGTTTGAGCGTACCGCTTAA
- a CDS encoding cytochrome b → MLKNTSVSYGLVTIFIHWLSAIVVIGLFSAGYWMVDLTYYSSWYQTAPHLHKSVGLLLLCLTLLRLVWRTISHTPNPMSNHQPWEKRLAKWAHITLYTLMLFIMCSGIMISTADGRDIWIFDWFAVPFPNAFIEDQADIAGVIHQYLAYSLIGLVVLHAVGAIKHHVIDKDNTLKRMLNPKRVS, encoded by the coding sequence ATGTTAAAAAATACTTCAGTAAGCTATGGCTTAGTGACCATTTTTATCCATTGGTTATCCGCTATCGTGGTTATAGGTCTTTTTAGTGCAGGCTATTGGATGGTTGACCTTACGTACTACAGTAGTTGGTATCAAACTGCGCCGCATCTGCATAAAAGTGTTGGTCTGCTATTACTTTGTTTAACGCTATTAAGATTAGTTTGGCGAACGATATCACACACTCCTAATCCGATGTCGAATCATCAGCCATGGGAAAAGCGTTTGGCGAAGTGGGCACATATTACTCTATATACGTTAATGCTATTTATCATGTGCTCAGGAATTATGATTTCTACTGCTGATGGAAGAGATATTTGGATTTTTGACTGGTTTGCGGTGCCATTTCCTAATGCTTTTATTGAGGATCAAGCAGATATTGCCGGTGTTATACATCAATATCTGGCTTATAGCTTAATTGGGCTGGTTGTACTGCATGCAGTAGGTGCTATTAAGCACCATGTTATTGATAAAGATAATACCTTGAAAAGAATGTTGAATCCTAAACGGGTTAGTTAA
- a CDS encoding YceI family protein, translated as MKKHLIAALISSTLMLPVAANAANYVIDTQGAHASIQFSVNHLGYSFVVGRFNEFSGDFSFDENKLADAKVNVKINTNSVDSNHAERDKHLRSEDFLNTSKFPEATFTSTSIINKGNNQFVINGDFTLNGVTKPLSIDAVAIGEGKDPWGGYRAGFSGKTTFAMKDFGVKMDLGPASANVELALVVEGVKQ; from the coding sequence ATGAAAAAGCACCTTATTGCAGCATTAATTAGTTCTACTCTTATGTTACCCGTTGCAGCGAATGCGGCTAACTATGTTATCGACACTCAAGGTGCACATGCATCGATTCAATTCAGTGTTAATCATTTAGGTTACAGTTTTGTTGTAGGACGTTTTAATGAGTTCTCTGGCGATTTTAGCTTTGATGAAAATAAACTCGCTGATGCTAAAGTGAATGTTAAAATTAACACTAACAGTGTTGATTCTAATCATGCCGAGCGTGACAAGCATTTGCGCAGTGAAGACTTTTTAAATACCAGTAAATTTCCCGAAGCTACTTTTACATCGACATCTATTATAAATAAAGGCAATAACCAGTTTGTTATTAATGGGGACTTTACTTTAAATGGTGTGACAAAGCCGTTAAGCATTGATGCCGTTGCTATTGGTGAAGGTAAAGATCCATGGGGAGGTTATCGTGCCGGTTTTAGTGGCAAAACCACTTTTGCGATGAAAGATTTCGGTGTCAAAATGGATTTAGGTCCAGCTTCTGCTAACGTTGAATTAGCGTTGGTCGTGGAAGGCGTCAAACAATAG
- the glsB gene encoding glutaminase B produces the protein MPEQLLLQQAVDKVRSLLGKGKVAGYIPALACIDPSKIGIAVTTIDGQTIGAGDYLDPFSIQSISKVFSLTLALNLYTEDEIWSRVGKEPSGHSFNSLVQVELERGKPRNPFINAGALVIADLLQARLGAPKHRMLEVVRQLSQNTTISYDKVVADSEYQFSARNASIAYLMKSFGNFNGDVDTVLKSYFHYCALKMNCADLSRAMFYLANRGKTLDGDSLVSPVQTRQLNALLATSGLYDGAGEFAYRVGMPGKSGVGGGIIAVIPGDMSICVWSPELDVNGNSLAGTAMLEHLSQQLGRSIF, from the coding sequence TTGCCAGAGCAATTATTACTTCAACAAGCTGTAGATAAAGTAAGATCGCTTCTGGGTAAAGGCAAGGTGGCAGGATACATTCCTGCTCTTGCCTGTATTGACCCAAGCAAAATAGGTATTGCAGTTACCACTATAGATGGTCAAACAATTGGTGCGGGTGATTATCTCGACCCTTTTTCAATTCAAAGTATTTCTAAAGTTTTTAGTCTTACTCTTGCACTTAATTTATACACAGAAGATGAAATCTGGAGTCGGGTGGGCAAAGAACCCTCAGGACATTCATTTAACTCGCTGGTACAAGTCGAATTAGAGCGTGGTAAACCACGAAATCCATTTATTAATGCTGGTGCGCTAGTTATTGCTGATTTGTTACAAGCACGTCTTGGAGCACCTAAGCATCGTATGCTCGAGGTCGTACGACAATTGAGCCAAAATACGACAATATCTTATGACAAAGTGGTCGCAGATTCTGAGTATCAGTTCAGTGCACGTAATGCCTCTATTGCCTATCTAATGAAGTCATTTGGTAATTTTAATGGCGATGTTGATACAGTACTTAAAAGCTATTTTCATTATTGTGCTTTAAAAATGAATTGTGCTGATTTGTCGCGGGCAATGTTTTATTTGGCTAACCGCGGTAAAACGCTTGATGGCGACAGCCTTGTTTCTCCTGTTCAAACGCGGCAGTTAAACGCATTATTGGCGACATCGGGGTTATACGATGGTGCTGGTGAATTTGCTTACCGAGTCGGTATGCCGGGTAAAAGTGGCGTAGGCGGCGGTATTATTGCCGTTATACCTGGCGATATGTCTATTTGCGTGTGGTCTCCAGAGCTTGATGTTAATGGTAACTCACTCGCTGGTACTGCGATGCTTGAGCACCTCAGTCAGCAGCTTGGTCGATCTATTTTTTAA
- a CDS encoding oxidative damage protection protein, with translation MARTVQCLHLNKSADGLDFQLYPGELGKRIFDNISKEAWGLWQKKQTMLINEKKLSMMNVDDRKFLEEQMTNFLFEGKDVEIDGYVPPAEDE, from the coding sequence ATGGCTCGCACAGTTCAGTGTCTACATCTTAACAAATCAGCTGACGGCTTAGATTTTCAGCTTTACCCTGGCGAATTAGGTAAGCGTATTTTCGACAATATCAGTAAAGAAGCTTGGGGCTTATGGCAAAAGAAGCAAACCATGCTAATTAATGAGAAAAAACTCAGTATGATGAATGTTGATGATCGTAAGTTTCTTGAAGAGCAAATGACTAATTTTTTATTTGAAGGTAAAGACGTTGAAATCGATGGCTATGTACCACCAGCTGAAGATGAATAA